One stretch of Candidatus Glassbacteria bacterium DNA includes these proteins:
- a CDS encoding MiaB/RimO family radical SAM methylthiotransferase, giving the protein DNRDGILTAAGGVATRTEYPDLPVLEAHRGRARGYVKVQDGCDNRCTYCIVPLVRGPSRSRAIEKVVEEAAGLERSGHAEAVLTGIHIGKYGRDLAEDLSLSSLVAAVLDATKKIRLRLSSVEVGELDGALVDHVAGNPRVCRHLHIPLQHGSDPVLRRMDRGYSSAEFSESVESASGRVPGLGLGTDVIAGFPGESEQDFRATYDLLDALPFSYLHVFPYSPRPGTPAAEMQGRPPKAEVTRRVRELRALSARKNLAFRENLAGQRLEVIREVTDSSGTHQCRSDNYVLLSFRGECPPGRFELLATEVDEDGLRAVLPGD; this is encoded by the coding sequence GATAACAGGGATGGAATCCTGACTGCCGCCGGGGGGGTGGCCACCCGGACCGAATATCCCGATCTGCCTGTGCTGGAGGCCCACCGGGGCCGGGCCAGGGGCTATGTCAAGGTTCAGGACGGCTGCGACAACCGCTGCACGTACTGTATCGTCCCGCTGGTGCGCGGGCCCAGCCGCAGCCGCGCCATCGAGAAAGTGGTCGAGGAAGCGGCCGGGCTGGAACGCTCGGGCCACGCCGAGGCGGTCCTGACCGGGATCCATATCGGTAAATACGGGCGCGATCTGGCGGAGGACCTCTCGCTGTCGTCGCTGGTGGCTGCGGTACTGGATGCTACGAAAAAGATTCGTCTGCGGCTGAGTTCGGTGGAGGTGGGAGAACTGGACGGCGCCCTGGTGGACCATGTCGCCGGTAACCCCCGTGTCTGCCGTCACCTGCATATCCCGCTCCAGCACGGCAGCGACCCGGTGCTGAGGAGGATGGACCGCGGGTACTCGTCGGCTGAGTTCAGCGAGAGCGTGGAGTCTGCGTCCGGCCGGGTTCCCGGGCTGGGACTCGGCACCGATGTAATAGCCGGCTTTCCGGGCGAGTCGGAGCAGGATTTCCGGGCCACGTACGACCTGCTGGATGCCCTGCCGTTCAGTTACCTCCACGTGTTCCCGTACTCGCCCCGTCCCGGCACGCCGGCCGCTGAGATGCAGGGCCGGCCGCCGAAAGCCGAAGTGACCCGGCGGGTGAGGGAGCTGCGGGCATTGTCCGCGCGGAAGAATCTGGCTTTTCGCGAAAATCTTGCCGGGCAGCGGCTGGAGGTGATCCGCGAGGTGACCGACAGTTCAGGCACGCACCAATGCCGCAGCGATAACTACGTGCTGTTATCTTTCAGGGGAGAGTGCCCGCCGGGACGGTTCGAGCTGCTGGCCACCGAGGTGGACGAAGACGGGTTGAGGGCAGTGTTGCCCGGCGATTGA
- the miaB gene encoding tRNA (N6-isopentenyl adenosine(37)-C2)-methylthiotransferase MiaB encodes MRRPETFYIETYGCQMNFSDSELVEAMLSAGGLRPAGSLEEAELVLVNTCGVREHAEQRVFGRLGTLKALKEASEFMLLGVIGCMAQRIGEKILSDAPWVDLVAGPDSYRALPEMLDELAGGNAVQLARLELDGAETYQDLQPRRADPVSAWVPVTRGCDNFCSYCIVPFVRGRERSVDAETVETWVRREVNHGAREIVLLGQNVNSYCDGETDFAALLRRLDKIDGLEWLRFLTCHPRDMSDRIIEAIAECSTVCEHLHLPVQSGSDPVLDKMNRGYTRDYYLERVEAIRRAVPGISLTTDILVGFPGETDEDFRRTVSLMEAVKFDYAFTFRYSPRPGTRAGSWEDSVPEADKAARLEEVIDLQLEHTRQALDAMAGRVVDAIPVKVAKTGEGKMQARTRTHFNLFLKAAEDEIGHILPARITGNTGMNLVGERVER; translated from the coding sequence ATGAGAAGGCCCGAGACATTCTATATAGAGACTTACGGGTGCCAGATGAATTTCAGCGACAGCGAGCTGGTGGAGGCGATGCTCTCGGCCGGAGGCCTGCGGCCGGCAGGGTCGCTGGAGGAGGCCGAACTGGTGCTGGTCAACACCTGCGGCGTACGGGAACACGCCGAGCAGAGAGTTTTCGGCAGGCTGGGTACGCTCAAGGCGCTCAAGGAAGCTTCCGAATTCATGCTGCTGGGCGTTATCGGCTGCATGGCCCAGCGGATCGGCGAGAAAATCCTGAGCGACGCCCCCTGGGTGGACCTCGTGGCCGGGCCTGACTCCTATCGTGCCCTGCCGGAGATGCTCGATGAGCTTGCCGGCGGCAACGCGGTCCAGTTGGCCCGGCTGGAACTCGACGGGGCCGAGACGTACCAGGACCTCCAGCCGCGCCGGGCCGATCCGGTCAGCGCCTGGGTGCCGGTCACCCGCGGCTGCGACAATTTCTGCAGCTACTGTATCGTCCCCTTTGTCCGCGGCCGCGAACGTTCCGTGGACGCCGAAACCGTGGAAACGTGGGTCAGGCGCGAGGTAAACCACGGCGCGCGGGAGATAGTCCTGCTGGGCCAGAATGTCAACTCCTACTGCGACGGGGAGACGGATTTCGCGGCGCTGCTGCGCAGGCTCGACAAGATCGACGGCCTGGAGTGGCTGCGGTTCCTAACCTGCCATCCCCGCGACATGTCGGACAGGATTATCGAGGCGATTGCCGAATGTTCAACAGTCTGCGAGCACCTTCACCTGCCAGTCCAGTCCGGTTCGGACCCCGTGCTCGACAAAATGAACCGGGGCTATACGCGGGACTACTATCTCGAACGGGTTGAGGCGATCCGCAGAGCTGTGCCGGGGATCAGCCTGACGACCGATATCCTGGTCGGCTTCCCCGGCGAAACGGATGAGGATTTCCGCCGGACCGTTTCGCTGATGGAGGCTGTGAAGTTCGATTATGCTTTCACCTTCCGCTACTCCCCGCGCCCCGGCACGCGCGCCGGCAGCTGGGAGGACTCGGTGCCGGAGGCGGATAAAGCGGCCCGGCTGGAAGAGGTTATCGACCTCCAGTTGGAGCACACCAGGCAGGCGCTGGACGCAATGGCCGGCAGGGTGGTCGACGCGATCCCGGTCAAGGTGGCGAAAACGGGCGAGGGGAAGATGCAGGCGCGCACCCGCACGCATTTCAACCTGTTCCTCAAGGCCGCTGAGGACGAGATCGGCCACATTCTCCCGGCCAGAATAACGGGCAACACCGGGATGAACCTGGTGGGAGAACGGGTGGAGCGGTAA
- a CDS encoding DUF4131 domain-containing protein, with the protein MANLPGNPPRAIAFHRLPALWLALLLAAGIWFRNYFPSGLAPISAAWLLTVVILLVASQFHARMGRVQQTLACLAILLTGALLAVLFDKTLSIKRAYVTSDRDFVAVRGYASGPSRKVRGYYGRGDFLRFEMEIRAEKRSGDSGWREASYRAGVRVDNPGGLDLAGGEPLVLAGSLRPLTGYANPGGFDWREYRGRRMVAGQLEVEDGGHVRILEETVNQFSQLPEFRRLAALLHARLHRLHDQLYPDPEIREMAGAILLGERAGLDDTLEGWFVESGTVHVLVVSGLHLGFIAGAVYLFFVLLLGRSFTAAWLTSTVLLVYAMAAGGRPSVMRAWLLITFALFALPAGRQRAVLNSLAAAFALLLMVNPSWLTDAGFQLSFAAVGGIGLVMPIMERRVNQRDWWRNRLWRWLFRLVAISAVAQLAVAPLLACHFHRFSPAAFVANPPVVALAGFSVLGGFLADLVGLVWLDAGRLAAGPVAWSLGSMAEVARWFAGFEWSSLAVPVPGAVDLVFCWLLLWSAASWFGGKRSDGGRLVVILLLWLNVALWGPLAAGRYRRLDVTFLDLGEATAPVVRFPDGSVLLADQTGQAGFGAWSAVNLVGPYLRRHTGSRLDYLLLRGRGAARRSWTYRIMEDFRPEAVLFCHPEPFAGATADFLAYCSSRGIAVRLVTETDTMVAGGARFTFDRNAEAPSFEYGNHRLVLAGESELDWNQVSAGVPGGKGADIIEWREIPEPAGGSRHAGSGSPWVISPAHASRNTGEKNGKILSTRDAGAITFGIGRRSVEIWKTRAKPGR; encoded by the coding sequence GTGGCTAACCTGCCGGGAAACCCTCCCCGCGCAATCGCTTTCCACCGTCTGCCCGCACTGTGGCTGGCCCTTCTGCTGGCTGCCGGGATCTGGTTCCGGAATTATTTCCCCTCCGGTTTGGCCCCTATATCCGCAGCCTGGCTGCTGACAGTCGTCATCCTGCTTGTAGCTTCTCAGTTCCACGCCCGCATGGGCCGGGTTCAGCAAACCCTGGCCTGTCTGGCTATCCTGCTCACCGGCGCATTGCTGGCCGTTCTGTTCGACAAGACCCTCTCTATCAAACGCGCTTACGTAACATCAGACCGCGATTTCGTTGCCGTGCGGGGATACGCCTCCGGGCCGTCGAGGAAAGTCAGGGGCTATTACGGCCGAGGGGATTTCCTGAGATTCGAGATGGAAATCAGGGCTGAAAAGAGGTCCGGAGACAGCGGCTGGCGGGAGGCGTCCTACCGGGCCGGTGTCCGGGTCGATAACCCCGGCGGGCTTGATCTGGCCGGCGGCGAACCCCTGGTGCTGGCCGGTAGTCTGAGGCCGCTGACCGGCTATGCCAACCCCGGCGGTTTCGACTGGCGGGAGTACCGGGGACGGAGGATGGTGGCGGGACAGCTTGAGGTGGAGGATGGCGGCCATGTCCGAATACTTGAAGAAACCGTAAACCAATTTTCGCAGCTGCCGGAATTCAGGAGGCTGGCTGCGCTGTTGCACGCCCGCCTGCACAGGCTCCACGACCAGCTTTATCCCGATCCTGAAATCAGGGAGATGGCCGGGGCGATCCTGCTGGGTGAACGAGCCGGGCTGGACGATACCCTGGAGGGCTGGTTCGTGGAAAGCGGGACTGTCCACGTGCTGGTTGTCAGCGGCCTGCACCTGGGTTTTATCGCGGGGGCCGTTTACCTCTTTTTCGTGCTCCTGCTGGGCAGGAGCTTCACGGCGGCATGGCTGACCTCGACGGTTCTGCTGGTCTATGCCATGGCTGCCGGCGGACGGCCCTCGGTGATGAGGGCCTGGCTGCTGATCACTTTCGCCCTGTTCGCCCTGCCGGCGGGAAGGCAGCGGGCTGTACTCAACTCGCTGGCCGCGGCGTTCGCCCTGCTGCTGATGGTGAACCCGTCGTGGCTGACCGACGCGGGCTTCCAGTTGTCGTTCGCCGCGGTGGGCGGGATCGGGCTGGTGATGCCGATTATGGAGCGCCGGGTAAACCAGCGTGACTGGTGGCGCAACCGCCTGTGGCGCTGGCTGTTCCGTCTGGTTGCGATCAGCGCTGTTGCCCAGCTTGCGGTGGCCCCTCTGCTGGCCTGCCACTTCCACCGTTTCAGCCCGGCTGCCTTTGTCGCCAATCCGCCCGTAGTGGCGCTGGCCGGGTTTTCCGTGCTGGGCGGTTTCCTGGCCGACCTGGTCGGTCTGGTCTGGCTCGATGCCGGCCGGCTGGCGGCGGGTCCGGTGGCCTGGTCGCTCGGGTCGATGGCGGAGGTTGCGCGCTGGTTCGCCGGATTCGAGTGGTCGTCGCTGGCGGTACCGGTACCGGGGGCAGTCGACCTGGTTTTCTGCTGGCTGCTGCTGTGGTCGGCGGCGAGCTGGTTCGGCGGAAAACGGTCCGACGGGGGCCGTCTGGTTGTGATCCTGCTGTTGTGGCTCAACGTCGCTCTCTGGGGTCCGCTGGCGGCGGGACGGTATCGTCGCCTGGATGTCACGTTCCTGGACCTCGGCGAAGCCACCGCGCCGGTGGTGCGATTCCCCGACGGTTCGGTGCTGCTGGCCGACCAGACCGGTCAGGCGGGATTCGGGGCGTGGAGCGCAGTAAACCTGGTGGGTCCCTACCTCCGCAGACACACCGGAAGCCGTCTGGACTACCTCCTCCTACGAGGCAGAGGTGCTGCGCGCCGGAGCTGGACCTACAGGATAATGGAGGATTTCAGGCCGGAAGCTGTCCTGTTTTGCCACCCCGAACCTTTCGCCGGGGCGACCGCCGACTTTCTGGCTTACTGCTCCTCACGCGGGATAGCTGTCCGGCTGGTCACGGAAACGGACACGATGGTTGCCGGCGGAGCCAGGTTCACATTCGACCGGAACGCGGAGGCTCCTTCGTTCGAGTACGGGAACCACAGGCTGGTTCTGGCCGGGGAAAGCGAGCTGGACTGGAACCAGGTTAGTGCGGGGGTACCCGGCGGCAAGGGGGCGGACATAATCGAATGGCGGGAAATACCTGAACCGGCAGGCGGCAGCAGGCACGCAGGCTCCGGCAGTCCGTGGGTCATTTCTCCCGCTCATGCCAGCCGCAACACAGGGGAAAAGAACGGCAAAATACTCTCCACGCGGGATGCGGGCGCGATAACGTTCGGGATCGGGCGGCGGAGCGTTGAAATCTGGAAAACGCGGGCTAAGCCGGGGCGGTAA